A region of Pempheris klunzingeri isolate RE-2024b chromosome 15, fPemKlu1.hap1, whole genome shotgun sequence DNA encodes the following proteins:
- the LOC139213992 gene encoding homeobox protein engrailed-1-B-like — MEENARRDPQRPRDSREESNRAVRPLLQPHGNQQSHRVTNFYIDNILRPDFGQKRKDGTSVREGDGVRVILRREELTGRKSSKTGNPEHSGPGGEDREGDTGASDEQDPDTEAGRPDPTAADVAVKSRRGPQASSAPTAKPMLWPAWVYCTRYSDRPSSGPRSRKPKKAPAPSKEDKRPRTAFTTEQLHRLKAEFQSSRYLTEQRRQSLAQELGLNESQIKIWFQNKRAKIKKSSGDKNSLALHLMAQGLYNHSTAKDGKSDSD, encoded by the exons ATGGAAGAAAACGCACGACGAGACCCACAGCGCCCACGGGACTCCAGAGAGGAGTCCAACCGGGCCGTGCGCCCTCTCCTCCAGCCACATGGCAACCAGCAGTCCCACAGGGTCACCAACTTTTACATCGACAACATCTTGAGACCGGACTTCGGCCAAAAGAGGAAGGACGGGACTTCGGTCCGGGAGGGAGACGGTGTGAGAGTGATTTTAAGAAGAGAGGAGCTGACGGGGAGAAAGTCCTCCAAAACTGGCAACCCGGAGCACAGTGGACCAGGAGGCGAGGACAGGGAGGGGGACACGGGAGCATCCGATGAGCAGGACCCGGACACTGAGGCTGGGAGGCCCGATCCAACAGCCGCTGATGTAGCTGTGAAGAGCCGCCGCGGCCCCCAGGCCAGCTCGGCCCCCACGGCCAAGCCGATGCTGTGGCCAGCCTGGGTTTATTGTACCCGCTACTCCGACCGTCCGTCCTCAG GGCCCAGATCCCGCAAACCAAAGAAAGCTCCGGCCCCCAGTAAGGAGGACAAGCGGCCCCGGACAGCCTTCACCACGGAGCAGCTCCACCGCTTAAAGGCGGAGTTCCAGAGCAGCCGCTATCTGACGGAGCAGCGGAGGCAGAGTCTGGCCCAGGAGCTCGGCCTCAACGAGTCCCAGATCAAAATCTGGTTTCAGAACAAACGAGCCAAGATCAAGAAAAGCTCCGGGGACAAGAACTCTCTGGCGCTGCACCTGATGGCGCAGGGACTGTACAACCACTCCACGGCCAAGGACGGCAAGTCGGACAGCGACTAG
- the cnpy1 gene encoding protein canopy-1 isoform X2, whose amino-acid sequence MAFWIIQMTVMVLSVFVSSTQGKRDELLYCSACMAIADELNYSISQVDPKKTINISGFRLNADGSTTDRKVPLARSETYLSELLDDVCNSMSDYALHVDPDTQHKQYMRFAPRGSGATGDFPDFKNFHFDGPEIQNALKFACESIVEELEDEIISLFSQDIEHVHKELCNRVSDYCKENSHTNEEL is encoded by the exons ATGGCCTTTTGGATTATTCAGATGACTGTGATggtgctgtctgtgtttgtcagcagcactCAGGGGAAGAGAGACGAGCTGCTCTACTGTTCTG catgcatgGCAATTGCGGATGAACTGAACTACTCAATCAGTCAGGTGGACCCAAAGAAAACCATTAACATCAGCGGGTTTAGACTCAACGCTGATGGAAGCACGACAGACAGAAAG GTACCTCTTGCTCGCTCAGAGACTTACCTCAGTGAGCTCCTTGATGATGTGTGCAACAGCATGAGTGACTACGCCCTCCACGTGGATCCcgacacacagcacaaacagtaCATGAGGTTTGCTCCCAGGGGCAGTGGGGCCACCGGGGACTTCCCTGACTTTAAAAACTTCCATTTTGATGGACCCGAGATACAGAACGCCCTGAAATTCGCA TGTGAAAGCAtcgtggaggagctggaggatgagATCATCTCTCTGTTCAGCCAGGACATAGAGCATGTGCACAAGGAGTTATGCAACAGAGTCTCAG ATTACTGTAAAGAAAACAGTCACACAAATGAGGAGTTATAg
- the cnpy1 gene encoding protein canopy-1 isoform X1 yields MAFWIIQMTVMVLSVFVSSTQGKRDELLYCSACMAIADELNYSISQVDPKKTINISGFRLNADGSTTDRKVQHTNTDVQVPLARSETYLSELLDDVCNSMSDYALHVDPDTQHKQYMRFAPRGSGATGDFPDFKNFHFDGPEIQNALKFACESIVEELEDEIISLFSQDIEHVHKELCNRVSDYCKENSHTNEEL; encoded by the exons ATGGCCTTTTGGATTATTCAGATGACTGTGATggtgctgtctgtgtttgtcagcagcactCAGGGGAAGAGAGACGAGCTGCTCTACTGTTCTG catgcatgGCAATTGCGGATGAACTGAACTACTCAATCAGTCAGGTGGACCCAAAGAAAACCATTAACATCAGCGGGTTTAGACTCAACGCTGATGGAAGCACGACAGACAGAAAGGTACAGCATACTAATACTGATGTACAG GTACCTCTTGCTCGCTCAGAGACTTACCTCAGTGAGCTCCTTGATGATGTGTGCAACAGCATGAGTGACTACGCCCTCCACGTGGATCCcgacacacagcacaaacagtaCATGAGGTTTGCTCCCAGGGGCAGTGGGGCCACCGGGGACTTCCCTGACTTTAAAAACTTCCATTTTGATGGACCCGAGATACAGAACGCCCTGAAATTCGCA TGTGAAAGCAtcgtggaggagctggaggatgagATCATCTCTCTGTTCAGCCAGGACATAGAGCATGTGCACAAGGAGTTATGCAACAGAGTCTCAG ATTACTGTAAAGAAAACAGTCACACAAATGAGGAGTTATAg